GCCTCAGCTACGCCGAGCTCTCCTCGATCTTTCCGAGGGCCAGCGCCGAGTACGAGTACACAGACCGCGCCTTCGGCAAAAGGCTCGCCTTCGTCGTCGGATGGCTGATCATCTTCAGCGGGGTCATCGGAGCCTCCACCGTCGCCCTCGGCTTCGGAGGCTACTTCGAGGCCCTGACGGGAGCGCCGATCCTACCATCGGCGGTCCTGCTGATCCTCCTCCTCTCCGTCGTCCTCCTCTGGGGGGTGAAGCTCTCGGCCTGGTTTGCCATCGTATTCACCCTCATCGAGACGGCGGGGCTTTTGATCGTCATCTACGTCGGGATCCCGCATCTCGGGAGCGTCGACTACCTCCAGATGCCCGGCGGCCTCACCGGGGTCTTCGAGGCGGCGGCCCTCATCTTCTTCGCCTACATGGGATTTGAGGAGATGGTGAAGCTCTCGGAGGAGACGAGGGACCCCGAGAGGAATATGCCCCTAGCCCTGATCGCTGCCCTCGCCATCACCATCATCCTCTACATCCTGGTGGCCCTCAGCGTCGTCTCCGTCGTCCCCTGGGAGGTTTTGGCCGCCTCATCCGCCCCCTTCGCCGAGGTGGCGGCCGAGGCCCTCGGGCCGGAGGCCTTCGTCGTCATCTCGGCCATCGCCTTATTCGCCACCGCCAACACCGTCCTCCTGATGCTCCTCGCCGCATCCAGGATAGCCTACGGGATGGCCGAGGCCGCGTCGTTACCGACCGTCCTCGGCCGGGTCCATCCGGGGAGGAGGACGCCGATGGCGGCGATCGTCGCCGTGACGCTCCTCTCGATCGCCTTCGCCTTCTCCGGGGAGATCGCCTTCGTCGCCAGCGCCAACGACTTCATCCTCTTTCTGACCTTCATCGTCATCAACGGAAGCCTGATAGCCCTGAGGCGGAGAGATCCCGACCGGCCCCGCCCCTTCCGGGTCCCTCTGGCCGTCGGCTGGGTCCCCGTCCTCCCGGTCCTGGGGATCCTGACCTGCCTCTTCCTCATCCTCCACCTGGACGGGGCGGCGATCCTCCTGGGGTCTGGCCTTGCCGCCGCCGGTGGGGTCATAGCCCTGGCCCGCCGCCGAAGAGCCGGCTGACCCTTCGTCCAGGCGGCCCGACCTCGGGGGAGCCCCAGGCCCCCGCCCGCGGAAGATCTCGCCGAGGCCTAGCCTCTCGGCGGTCGGCTCGATGGCGCAGCGGATCCACTTGGGGCCGACGGGCTTTCCGCACCTCCCCTCGAAGATGTAGTTTTTTCCCGGATTCTTCTCGCCATATTCGGACGCTGCCGCCAGAAGCTCTGGGGATAGGGGGACCTCCTCGAACTCCGAATCGATAACCTCCCCCACCGATCCCGCCATCCCTCCTCCGGCCCCCTCGCCAGACCTCCCCCGAAGATCCCTGCTCCCGCGCCTGCCGAGCCGGAGGGCCCCTCGGCGGGGGTCGAGGTCGGAGAACCTCGCCCCCAGGAGATCTTCGAGGGGGCGGCCCGTCTCCAGGAGGATCCGGAGCATGATCCTGTCCCCCTCGGAGCTGAGGGAGGAGAGGAGCCGATCCCGCTCCTCGGGGGTCAGACGACGGCGGTCAGTGGTTTCGGCGGAGGTCACGATCTCTCCGTAGGGGCTGCCAGGCGGTTAAAGATATGGGGGATCATCAGGGGGCCGGCGTCTTGACGGCCCCCGGATCGATGGCGAGCCCCTCTCCCGGGTGGAGGCAGGAGTACTGGAGGCTCGTCTCGTAGCCGACCCCATGGAACCACTCTGCCCCTGACACGATCTCCCCCAGCCCCCGATCCCCGGCGGCCCCCGGGTCCACCGCCACGTGCCCCGACCCCGGATGGCGGACGATCACCCACATCCGGGGGTGGAGGGGATGGCCCTCACAACCCCTCATCAGGAGGGCGTCGTGCCCCTCCCTTTCGAGGAGCGCCCAGCAGACCTGGGCCTTCGCGAAGGAACCTGGGTCTGCCCCATCGGAGGAGTAGCTGTACCGGTCGAGGAGCCCCTCCAGCCCCAGGATCCAGGTGAGGTTCACCTCGGCCCTGGGATCGAGGCGGAGGAGCCGGGGCGGGTCGCAGTCCTGGACGACGAGGGCCTCGCTTCTTTCGACGGCCTCCGGCAGGGCGACCACCAGCCCCCTGTACCATCCGAGATCCTCGGGGCCGACGAGGCTTCCCACCCCGCGACCCCCCGCCCCGGAGGAGGAGATCGCCTGCCATCCCCCGTCGGGCCCCAGGACCACCACCCAGAAGGAGCCGCCCCCCCGGAGGACGGCGGCCTGGTACCCCCGATCGAGGAGGAGGCTTTCGAGGGCCGCCTCCCTTGCCGGGAGGGCTGCCCGGGTCGATGAGACGATCTCCTCGGAGGCGAGGTGGTCGACCCTGTCGGCCACCCGATGGGCGGTCAACGTCACCTTCACCTCCACCTCCGGGGTGGGGGCGGCCTCCACCCCCTCGAAGTGATGGGATCGGAGGGTCTCCGAGAGGACCGACCCCCAGCCGTCGAAGGTGGCGTTTCTAGGCTCCAGCTCAACATACCCCTCGGACCCCTCGTCCCGGAAGCTCTCGAGGAACGCCTCGAACGCCCCCAGGTTCTCCTCCCACCCCTCGGTGCAGGACCAGAAGGAGGCGAAGAAGAACCGCCCCGACCTTGGCGAAGGCCAGGCTACGATCCGCTTCTGGGAATCCCGGCCGCCGTACATGTAGAAGACGTTCAGGGCCGAGGCCCTCTGGCCGTCGACGACGATCGGCCTTCCCGGCTCCACCTCGAGGACGGAGAACCGAAGGGCGTCGCTCCTATAGGCCCTCCCCACCTGCCGGAGAAGGACCTCGGGGTCGATCCCCGGATCCTCGAACCAGCCGACCGTCGCGAAGGAGCAGCCCCCCTCCAGGGTGAGGTTTCCGCCATCCTGGTCCCCCCGGGGGGTCGCCGTCCATCCGGGGGGGAGGACGAAGGAGAAGCCTGGAGCTTCGGTCCGGCCGTCGGCTCCGCCCTCCGGGCGCCCTGAGGCGGTAAAGAGGGCTTCGATGGCCGCAGAAAGCTCTGAGGTGGGCACCCTCCCCCCGTCGGCTCCGTCGGAGAGGTTTGCGGCCGGGGCGGGCTCCGGCCCAACCGCGACCCCGCTCGTCTGGATGGGGGGGATCTCCAGGAGCCCCCCAAAGTCACGATCCCAGACGAACCCCTCCCCCCCCGATGGGACCGAGAGGAGGAGGAGGGCGCCAAATACGGCCGATAGGCTTCCAGAAGCGGAGATACCCCCCATGATAGCATCGCGGGGATCCAAAAGATAAACAACTTTCGATTCAGAGCTCTATCGCCATCATGTCGTAGCCGAGGGGCCACCTCTTGGCGGCGATCTCGTGGGGGGGGAAGAGGTGGCTGATGTGGGTCAGAACCACCTCTTTCGCCGCGAGCTCCCGGCCCAGGCCCACCGCCTCCTCCGAGTTCATGTGCTTGGTGAGGGCGTATCCCGGGGGGGTTATGGCGTCGGCGACCAGGAGGTCGGCGTTCCTCATCAGGTCGAGGCTCGCCTCGGGGATCTGGAGGGTCGTATCTCCCGTCACCACCAGCTTCTTATTCCCCTCCCGGACGACGACCCCCGCCGCCTCGCAGATGGGGGGGTGGTTCACCTCGAAGAGGGTGAACTCCATCCCGGCGACCTCGAAGGGGACCCCCATCTCGACGACGTTCCGCCTCGGCCTCATGAAGTACAGGTAGTTCAGAATGTAGTCCATCGTCTCCTTCAGGCCGTAGGCGGGAACCCTGTTCTGGACCCGGTGGAAGTCGCCGAATCCGGCGTAGTGGTCGTAGTGGGCGTGGGTCCAGATCACCCCGTCCACCCGGCTGATCCCGGTCCGGATCAGCTGCCACCGGAGGTCGGGGCTCGTGTCGATCAGGACCTTGCCGCTGCCGTTCTCCACCAGGATCGAGAACCTGAGCCTTCTGCTTTTACCGCCGCAGAGGGCGTCGGTGCAGGCCGGGCACCGGCACCCTATCTTCGGGGTGCCTATGGCGTCTCCGGTCCCCAGGAGGGTTACTCTCATGGGGCGGCGCTCCCCCGGTGTTCGGTGATCCGACGATCGAACTCGGTGATCGCCCGGAGCATATCCTCCTGGTCGATGGACCTCCTGTCCGCGAGGAGGGCGTTGAGGACCGCCTCCCTCACCACCAGCCGGATGTCGGAGCCGGAGTACCCCTCCGTCCTCTCGGCCAGGACCTCGGGGTCGACCCGGGCGTCCATCCTCCCCAGGACCTTCCCGAAGATCCTCCGCCTCATCTCCTCGTCGGGGAGGGGGAAGCTCACCACCTTGTCAAACCTCCTCCATGCGGCGTAGTCGAGGAGCTGGGGGTGGTTTGTGGCGGCGATGAGGAGGACCCCGTCCTCCACCAGGCTGACGTCGTCGATCGCCTTGAGGAGGGTGTTGACAGCCCTCTTGATGGCGCCGTGCTCATCGGAGGTCCTGGTCTTGGCTACGAAGTCGAACTCGTCGATGAAGAGGATACAGGGGCTGAGGGTCTTCGCGAGGTCGAAGACCTTGTCGATGTTCTTGCTGGTCTCCCCGAGGTACTGGCTCGTCACCATCGAGAGGCGGACCTCCACCAGGGGGAGGCCGAACTTCCCTGAGAGGGCCATGGCGGTGGAGGTCTTCCCCGTCCCCGGAGGCCCGACGAAGAGGAGCTTTCCGATGTCGTAGAGCCCCACCTCTCTCAGGTAATCGCGGTGCTCCAGGGCCTTGGCCGCCTTCTCGATCTCCGTCACCTGGTCCTTCGTTAATACCAGGTCCTCGATCCGGTCCCGGACGTCTTCGGGGGCCTTGATCCTGACGAGCTTCAGGATCTCGTCCGCCTCTTCGACCTTCGCCTCCATCTCCCGGATCTTCGACTGGATCCACTCCCGATCAGTCAGTAGAGGCTGGTTTCTCTTCCTCGCCTCGGCGTAGCTGACGTCGAGGGAGTCGTAGTTCTCGTAGAAGTAGGCGAGGGTGGGGTTGGACCTGATCCTCTCCAGGGAGTCGCGCTTGACGAACCACCTCGCCCCCAGGTCGAAGACGGTGAGCCTCAGCTGGTCGCGGATCCCCTCCCGGTCGACGAAGGGCAGGCTCCTCGCCGCTTCCCGGACGCTGCCGAGGCCGAAGATCTCCTGGACGTCCCCCTCGGTGACGTAGATCGGCCGCTTCACCTTTCTCGTCACGGGATCGAAGTAGTGTTTCCTGATCTTCGGCGGGAGGTCGTCCTCGGTCAGGTTCTCGGATCGGTTGTATATCTCCGCCGTGAGGAGGAGCTCCGCGACCTCCAGCTCCCCCGACGTCTCCGCACCCCTCAGCTCCGCCTCTGATCCTGTCTTTGCGCTTGACCCCATTTTTGCACCCGACCCCGACCTTTGAACCCCTATCTATCGAGCTGTCCTATGGCTGAAGGCGATTAATGGCCCCCCGGGAGTGATAAATCTTTCCTTCCATCGGCGTCCGGTTACAGGAAGATCCCGGCCGACGTCGGCGGTCTTCCGTCGTCAGCTTTATCAACTATAAAAAACCCCTTGGTGGGAGATCGACCATATTTTTGTGGTCTCAGTTTGGTGATGGAATATGAATGCGTGGGATCGCTTTATTTGGTAGAGTTCGTCTCCTGGACACGACGCTTCGGGACGGTGAACAGACCCCCGGGGTC
The sequence above is drawn from the Methanothrix harundinacea 6Ac genome and encodes:
- a CDS encoding ATP-binding protein; the encoded protein is MGSSAKTGSEAELRGAETSGELEVAELLLTAEIYNRSENLTEDDLPPKIRKHYFDPVTRKVKRPIYVTEGDVQEIFGLGSVREAARSLPFVDREGIRDQLRLTVFDLGARWFVKRDSLERIRSNPTLAYFYENYDSLDVSYAEARKRNQPLLTDREWIQSKIREMEAKVEEADEILKLVRIKAPEDVRDRIEDLVLTKDQVTEIEKAAKALEHRDYLREVGLYDIGKLLFVGPPGTGKTSTAMALSGKFGLPLVEVRLSMVTSQYLGETSKNIDKVFDLAKTLSPCILFIDEFDFVAKTRTSDEHGAIKRAVNTLLKAIDDVSLVEDGVLLIAATNHPQLLDYAAWRRFDKVVSFPLPDEEMRRRIFGKVLGRMDARVDPEVLAERTEGYSGSDIRLVVREAVLNALLADRRSIDQEDMLRAITEFDRRITEHRGSAAP
- a CDS encoding MBL fold metallo-hydrolase, producing the protein MRVTLLGTGDAIGTPKIGCRCPACTDALCGGKSRRLRFSILVENGSGKVLIDTSPDLRWQLIRTGISRVDGVIWTHAHYDHYAGFGDFHRVQNRVPAYGLKETMDYILNYLYFMRPRRNVVEMGVPFEVAGMEFTLFEVNHPPICEAAGVVVREGNKKLVVTGDTTLQIPEASLDLMRNADLLVADAITPPGYALTKHMNSEEAVGLGRELAAKEVVLTHISHLFPPHEIAAKRWPLGYDMMAIEL
- a CDS encoding APC family permease, translated to MSGRTELKRELGLFEVTLSGVGIILGAGIYALIGKAAELAGNSVWIAFALAALIAIFTGLSYAELSSIFPRASAEYEYTDRAFGKRLAFVVGWLIIFSGVIGASTVALGFGGYFEALTGAPILPSAVLLILLLSVVLLWGVKLSAWFAIVFTLIETAGLLIVIYVGIPHLGSVDYLQMPGGLTGVFEAAALIFFAYMGFEEMVKLSEETRDPERNMPLALIAALAITIILYILVALSVVSVVPWEVLAASSAPFAEVAAEALGPEAFVVISAIALFATANTVLLMLLAASRIAYGMAEAASLPTVLGRVHPGRRTPMAAIVAVTLLSIAFAFSGEIAFVASANDFILFLTFIVINGSLIALRRRDPDRPRPFRVPLAVGWVPVLPVLGILTCLFLILHLDGAAILLGSGLAAAGGVIALARRRRAG